One genomic segment of uncultured Ilyobacter sp. includes these proteins:
- the rraA gene encoding ribonuclease E activity regulator RraA, protein MSEKLISHGTAEVCDLYWKDIQVFQPMLFKSYGGKIRCSGEVVTVSLDEDNSTLKTLLQSPGNGRIAVAKVKGNFCAVVGDNLCKFAIDNGWGGIIIEGFVRDTHMLKTMPMVVLALGTYPLRSSKKSEGTVGETLDIAGVKVAHTSYIYIDEDGIVLSKEKFSDINFVK, encoded by the coding sequence ATGTCTGAAAAATTAATTAGTCACGGAACAGCTGAGGTATGCGATCTTTACTGGAAGGATATCCAGGTATTCCAGCCTATGCTTTTCAAATCCTACGGAGGCAAGATCCGTTGTAGCGGGGAGGTTGTGACAGTCTCCTTAGATGAGGACAACTCTACATTGAAAACATTACTTCAGAGCCCGGGAAATGGCCGTATTGCAGTAGCAAAGGTCAAAGGGAATTTTTGTGCCGTAGTGGGAGACAACCTTTGCAAGTTCGCCATAGACAATGGATGGGGCGGAATAATTATAGAGGGTTTTGTTAGGGATACCCATATGCTGAAAACTATGCCAATGGTCGTATTAGCACTAGGAACTTATCCTCTCAGGAGCAGTAAAAAATCAGAAGGGACAGTGGGAGAAACACTAGATATAGCAGGAGTCAAAGTTGCCCATACCTCATATATCTACATAGATGAAGACGGGATTGTCCTTTCAAAAGAAAAATTTTCTGATATTAATTTTGTAAAATAG
- a CDS encoding HAD hydrolase-like protein, producing the protein MKKFDLVIFDLDGTLTDSREGITRSISHALSEMGLKAPPLQELEHFIGPPLMDSFMDYYKFSKSDSEKAVKLFRERYSEKGLYENVPFHNINTLLSALKNAGIRLAVATSKPQHFSENILDHFLLSQYFDEIIGSSLDNSFSHKNQIITETLKRFSEIPKEKIVMVGDRKFDIDGARENGISSIGVKYGFADPGEIDTASPDFQADNVEDLFKILL; encoded by the coding sequence ATGAAAAAATTTGACCTGGTTATTTTTGATCTAGACGGGACTCTTACTGATTCGAGAGAGGGGATCACAAGGTCCATTAGCCACGCCCTCAGTGAGATGGGTTTAAAAGCTCCCCCATTACAAGAACTAGAACATTTTATAGGGCCGCCGCTTATGGATTCTTTTATGGATTATTATAAATTTTCTAAGAGTGATTCAGAAAAGGCTGTAAAACTTTTCAGGGAGAGATATTCAGAGAAGGGGCTCTATGAAAATGTTCCCTTTCACAATATAAACACTCTTTTGTCTGCACTTAAAAATGCAGGGATAAGACTTGCAGTGGCAACGTCCAAACCCCAGCATTTTTCTGAAAATATACTGGATCATTTTCTTCTGAGTCAGTATTTTGATGAGATAATAGGAAGCAGCTTAGACAATAGTTTTTCCCATAAAAATCAGATAATAACTGAGACACTGAAAAGGTTTTCGGAGATTCCAAAGGAAAAAATTGTTATGGTGGGGGACAGAAAGTTTGATATAGATGGTGCCAGAGAAAATGGCATCTCCTCTATAGGAGTAAAATACGGTTTTGCAGACCCAGGAGAGATAGATACGGCATCTCCCGATTTTCAGGCTGATAACGTAGAAGATCTTTTTAAAATATTATTATAG